The Puntigrus tetrazona isolate hp1 chromosome 16, ASM1883169v1, whole genome shotgun sequence genome includes a region encoding these proteins:
- the macf1b gene encoding microtubule-actin cross-linking factor 1 gives MGNLISRPSCLGQKSKQVKSEESVLKECYQQRREWPLPEPPREETKKEDEEEVLQQTPTPDKQRSSPAPTVTTTSTLDNAWRSTPSPVKTPRNGSLPRRCNVPEYRRSPLSQYGSVDRRASLQRRDSGSPWSWKPLNTREVTEVTEVTETIVTEIVEVTEYPPAGKGGDPIVTRTVRVLTGAAEELAELQSDGQSSSDQESSLINGSGQETQYGDHDAGGSKPGRGASGNDSEKTKVQLAQLKLKWEALLQVPAAVKERFVLTIHRHMILEDILPRAQLFQEKTDRLQQWLISVDQDLAELRSAERGMLHLQEATGQAKAIMEEIKAKSIDLGKLQQCAHELMENISEEETQLVQERVDSLRIRYSVMSLGSADVLQRLEQALEASSRCTSSQEDLHLWLGRIERELLAPAAQNQAVDAVLCSSERQKLEQAVEKELSWFRDTSLALEELRAINLEPDIIASQLNEQKILAVEILQHKFNIEKMVKILELLQMYTEDGKTLTLESSLDTLQEQCQVTTATNSQVLLQLEHAQSLLSQFSEGFAEVLPWLQETKALIGQFTLNNISYEAFREQQDLLQSIRESIAEHKPLIARLIMLAQRLSDLNAVQGEEFCQKARDTEEQHLAIRDRVREAAGVLEESLPRYTQLNERITLIGERLARLCSHLQASMALQGLTPRIQEQLQDNKHTLSELSKWIWTLASVMILVISAIKDRVCSLTSRWEEAQRQAQEREKWLLNLLDLAVRFWNDVSYMTSGLNDAQQAVLDLNSSRSDSETIRQSLETMQTLREDIDSLQGDLDTLGILGMELMSACGDTDKPEVTKCLDELYGTWNNLSKIWTECNSKLEECLRVALHYKDSMQGLFEWLKSAELKSTKEFSVDLTWDQLKSSYEFKRELYQKKIEIESLNHRFVCRFPRALSGLGPFLTV, from the exons ATGGGTAACCTCATTAGCAGACCTAGCTGTTTGGGACAAAAGTCCAAACAAGTTAAGTCAGAGGAAAGCGTCTTGAAAGAGTGCTACCAGCAACGGAGAGAATGGCCGCTCCCAGAGCCTCCTAGAGAAGAAACAAAGAaggaagatgaggaagaggTTCTTCAACAAACTCCGACACCGGACAAGCAAAGGAGTTCCCCTGCTCCTACTGTCACCACTACCAGCACTCTGGACAATGCCTGGCGAAGCACTCCGTCCCCAGTAAAAACACCACGAAATGGGTCTTTGCCGAGAAGGTGTAATGTTCCAGAGTATAGAAGATCCCCTCTGAGTCAGTATGGATCTGTGGACAGGAGAGCCAGCCTCCAGAGAAGGGATTCTGGAAGTCCCTGGTCCTGGAAGCCTCTGAACACTCGAGAGGTTACTGAGGTCACAGAAGTGACAGAGACAATTGTTACCGAGATTGTAGAGGTGACAGAGTATCCTCCTGCAGGGAAAGGAGGTGACCCTATTGTTACTAGAACTGTTAGAGTCCTTACTGGAGCTGCTGAGGAACTTGCAGAG CTGCAGAGTGACGGTCAATCAAGTTCAGACCAGGAATCAAGTCTGATCAATGGAAG CGGACAGGAGACCCAGTATGGAGACCATGATGCAGGAGGGTCCAAACCTGGCAGAGGGGCTTCAGGAAATGACAGTGAAAAGACCAAAGTGCAGCTTGCTCAGCTCAAGCTCAAGTGGGAGGCTCTACTTCAGGTGCCAGCAGCAG TAAAGGAACGTTTTGTTTTGACAATTCACAGACACATGATTCTGGAGGACATTTTGCCAAGAGCTCAGCTATTCCAGGAGAAGACAGACAGACTACAGCAATGGCTTATATCTGTGGATCAGGACTTAGCTGAGCTCCGTTCTGCAGAGAGAGGGATGCTCCATCTGCAAGAAGCCACAGGACAGGCAAAG GCAATCATGGAAGAGATAAAAGCTAAGAGTATCGACCTGGGGAAACTCCAACAATGTGCTCATGAGCTCATGGAAAATATTTCAG AGGAGGAAACCCAGCTGGTGCAGGAGCGAGTAGACAGTCTGCGTATCCGGTACTCTGTGATGAGTCTGGGTAGTGCTGATGTCTTGCAGAGACTGGAACAGGCTTTGGAGGCATCTAGTCGATGTACCTCCAGTCAAGAAGACCTCCACCTGTGGCTTGGTAGAATAGAGAGAGAGCTGCTGGCTCCTGCTGCCCAGAATCAGGCTGTGGATGCAGTCTTGTGTTCTTCTGAGAGGCAGAAG CTGGAACAGGCCGTTGAGAAGGAGTTGTCTTGGTTTAGAGATACCTCCCTGGCACTGGAAGAACTCAGAGCCATTAATCTGGAACCAGACATCATTGCATCCCAGCTCAATGAGCAAAAA ataCTTGCTGTAGAGATTCTGCAGCACAAATTTAACATTGAGAAAATGGTGAAGATTTTGGAACTTCTGCAGATGTACACTGAGGATGGGAAGACACTGACACTTGAG TCTTCCCTAGACACTTTACAAGAGCAGTGCCAGGTCACTACTGCCACTAATTCCCAAGTCTTACTTCAACTGGAGCATGCTCAGTCGCTCTTGTCTCAGTTCTCAGAGGGCTTTGCTGAGGTGTTACCATGGTTACAGGAAACCAAAGCCCTTATTGGCCAGTTTACCCTGAACAACATCAGCTATGAGGCTTTCCGAGAACAACAGGACCTCTTACAG AGCATCAGGGAGTCCATAGCAGAGCATAAGCCTCTGATAGCACGGCTGATCATGTTGGCCCAGCGTCTATCCGACCTGAATGCAGTTCAGGGAGAGGAGTTCTGCCAGAAAGCCAGGGACACTGAAGAGCAACACCTTGCCATCAGAGATAGGGTTCGAGAAGCTGCTGGAGTACTGGAGGAGTCTCTGCCCCGCTATACACAG CTTAATGAGAGGATTACACTGATTGGAGAGAGACTGGCGCGTCTGTGTAGTCACCTGCAGGCCTCAATGGCTCTTCAAGGCCTCACCCCACGAATACAGGAGCAGCTACAGGACAACAAGCACACATTGTCTGAGCTCTCAAAATGGATCTGGACCTTGGCA TCTGTCATGATCTTGGTAATTTCAGCTATTAAAGACCGGGTTTGCAGTCTAACAAGCCGCTGGGAGGAGGCTCAAAGGCAAGCTCAGGAGAGGGAGAAGTGGCTTCTCAATCTTCTAGATTTGGCAGTCAGGTTCTGGAATGATGTGAGTTACATGACATCTGGACTTAATGACGCCCAGCAAGCTGTTCTGGACCTCAACTCTAGTCGATCAGATTCAGAGACCATTCGACAGAGCTTGGAGACCATGCAG ACATTGAGGGAGGATATTGATTCTCTGCAAGGTGACCTGGACACACTAGGAATTCTGGGAATGGAACTCATGTCAGCTTGTGGTGACACAGACAAGCCAGAGGTCACCAAATGTTTGGATGAG CTTTATGGCACATGGAACAATCTCAGTAAGATTTGGACAGAGTGCAACAGTAAGTTAGAAGAATGTCTACGAGTGGCGCTCCATTATAAGGACAGTATGCAG GGACTCTTTGAGTGGCTGAAGTCTGCAGAGCTGAAATCCACCAAGGAGTTCTCAGTGGATCTGACCTGGGATCAGTTAAAGAGCAGCTAT GAATTTAAGCGAGAGCTCTATCAGAAGAAGATCGAGATTGAAAGTCTCAACCATCGCTTTGTGTGCCGCTTTCCCCGGGCACTGAGCGGCCTGGGTCCATTTCTCACTGTGTGA